In the genome of Paenibacillus pabuli, one region contains:
- a CDS encoding MFS transporter: MRLLQQIHAEIRGWSRNIQLFFLASILYQIGNGMFSVLYNLYIQGLGYNDTMNGQIVSIQSLATAIMFVPIGLCGDLFSRKRLLITGALFSGIFLIGRSFDYSASGLIWFAVFSGLFAGVFQVLAIPFLAENVKKSQRLKMFSYYSSLVLASQVLGSLGGGVFADLLHTAGLAKVTGLQTVLFVGGAATLVAFIPMLFVSEDKKKLQTAVSSQPVTEPAASATGGEASIVSPPEQGRKNDTIDTPDTLSQKKDSRLIGQFVITQLLIGFGSGLVVPYLNLYFTNRFSVSLSAMSLLISLGQIMTIVSMLIGPTLAAKVGSVRAVVIFQVMSLPFLLLTGFTNMLLIASVSFLFRQALMNAANPIQSAILVDRVSDKRRGIANSLMQTAFMIGWATMGPVQSYLVTTYGTYWGYAITFSITGSLYVISSLMYYMMFKEPKPSARVLAANR, encoded by the coding sequence TTGTTTTTTCTGGCAAGCATCTTGTATCAGATCGGAAATGGCATGTTCTCTGTCTTGTACAATCTGTACATTCAGGGTCTCGGCTACAATGATACAATGAACGGCCAGATTGTAAGTATTCAATCACTTGCGACAGCGATTATGTTTGTTCCTATCGGACTATGTGGCGATTTATTCAGCCGTAAGCGGCTGCTGATTACTGGCGCCTTGTTCAGTGGAATCTTTCTGATTGGCCGTTCCTTTGATTATTCTGCCAGCGGACTGATCTGGTTTGCTGTATTTTCGGGACTTTTCGCTGGCGTATTTCAGGTACTGGCTATTCCTTTCCTTGCTGAGAATGTGAAGAAGAGTCAACGGCTGAAGATGTTCAGCTATTACTCCTCCCTCGTGCTCGCCTCTCAGGTACTTGGCAGCTTGGGTGGTGGCGTGTTTGCAGACCTGCTTCATACGGCAGGCCTTGCCAAAGTTACTGGTTTGCAGACGGTATTGTTTGTGGGCGGGGCAGCTACACTGGTTGCGTTTATCCCGATGCTGTTTGTGTCGGAGGACAAGAAGAAACTGCAGACGGCTGTTTCGTCACAACCCGTCACTGAACCTGCTGCATCTGCAACAGGTGGTGAAGCATCTATCGTTTCACCACCTGAACAAGGCAGGAAGAATGATACTATTGATACCCCTGATACCCTTAGCCAAAAGAAAGATTCCCGTTTGATCGGCCAATTTGTAATCACCCAATTATTAATCGGGTTTGGTTCCGGGCTGGTTGTGCCTTATCTGAATCTGTATTTTACCAACCGTTTTTCGGTATCCTTAAGTGCTATGAGTCTGCTCATTTCATTAGGTCAGATTATGACCATTGTATCGATGCTGATCGGGCCTACACTCGCGGCCAAAGTGGGAAGCGTTCGGGCTGTTGTTATCTTTCAGGTGATGTCCCTGCCCTTCCTTCTGTTAACTGGCTTCACGAATATGCTGCTCATCGCCTCGGTCAGTTTCCTATTCAGACAAGCGCTGATGAATGCAGCCAACCCGATCCAATCCGCCATTCTGGTGGACAGAGTATCGGACAAACGCCGTGGAATCGCCAATTCACTAATGCAAACCGCGTTTATGATTGGATGGGCAACCATGGGACCCGTGCAATCCTACCTTGTAACCACTTATGGCACGTATTGGGGTTACGCGATCACGTTCAGCATTACAGGCAGTTTATACGTGATTTCCTCACTGATGTACTATATGATGTTCAAAGAACCGAAGCCTTCTGCCCGTGTTCTTGCGGCGAACAGATAA
- the treC gene encoding alpha,alpha-phosphotrehalase: MSSTNTTSSSWWKTSTVYQVYPKSFNDTTGSGTGDIRGLTEKLDYLQHLGIDIVWLQPVYVSPQHDNGYDVADYYRINPDFGTMEDFDELLKGLKVRDMKLMIDIVVNHSSTDHEWFQQSRSSKDNPYRDYYIWKDPAPDGGLPNNWKSKFGGPAWQFDEQTGQYFLTLFDKTQADLNWENEQVRKSVRDMIKFWAEKGVDGFRMDVINLISKDQRFPDDDGSVSPGDGRKFYTDGPRVHEYIKEMYEEVFGPHNMVTVGEMSSTTLEHCIQYSNPSSKEFSMTFNFHHLKVDYPNGQKWELMPYDFEAMKQLFSEWQIGMQAGGGWNALFLNNHDQPRALSRFADDSEYRAESAKMLATTIHGLQGTPYVFQGEEIGMPNPVWNDVSEFRDIESTNMYRLLQEERGKSAEEAFNIVKERSRDNSRTPMQWDGSENAGFTTGTPWIKVDERYPSIHVAQQIADPNSIYYHYRKLIALRKEVRVLTDGLYERLDDAHPDVFAYARTNGSETLLVVSNFSKRDVTFALSQAVWNDHFAGKSAELLIGNTETPPALEQKISLSPYSSYMWLVPQQD; the protein is encoded by the coding sequence ATGAGTTCAACCAACACAACTTCATCATCGTGGTGGAAAACGTCCACGGTGTATCAGGTATATCCCAAAAGTTTCAACGATACAACCGGATCGGGTACCGGAGACATTCGGGGATTGACGGAAAAGTTGGACTACTTGCAGCATCTCGGTATTGATATCGTTTGGTTGCAGCCCGTATATGTATCTCCACAGCATGATAACGGTTATGACGTAGCGGACTATTATCGGATCAATCCTGATTTTGGTACGATGGAGGATTTTGACGAACTGCTTAAAGGTCTGAAGGTGCGTGACATGAAGCTGATGATTGATATCGTGGTGAACCACTCTTCTACGGATCATGAATGGTTCCAGCAATCACGCTCATCCAAGGATAATCCGTATCGCGATTATTATATTTGGAAGGACCCTGCTCCGGACGGTGGTTTACCGAATAATTGGAAATCCAAGTTCGGTGGACCTGCATGGCAGTTTGATGAGCAGACAGGACAATATTTCCTGACTTTGTTTGACAAAACACAGGCTGACTTAAATTGGGAGAACGAGCAGGTACGCAAGTCAGTGCGGGACATGATCAAGTTCTGGGCAGAGAAAGGCGTTGACGGTTTCCGTATGGACGTCATCAATCTGATTTCGAAGGATCAGCGTTTTCCTGATGATGATGGTAGCGTTTCCCCGGGAGACGGACGCAAGTTCTACACCGATGGACCACGTGTGCACGAGTATATTAAGGAAATGTATGAAGAAGTGTTTGGGCCGCACAACATGGTAACCGTAGGGGAGATGTCCTCCACTACGTTGGAACACTGCATTCAATATTCGAACCCTTCTTCCAAGGAATTCTCCATGACATTTAACTTCCACCACCTGAAAGTGGATTATCCAAACGGACAGAAGTGGGAGCTGATGCCTTACGACTTCGAAGCGATGAAACAGCTGTTTAGCGAATGGCAGATCGGCATGCAGGCAGGCGGGGGATGGAATGCGTTGTTCCTGAATAACCATGATCAACCGCGTGCGCTGTCGCGCTTCGCCGATGATAGCGAATATCGTGCCGAGAGTGCCAAAATGCTTGCTACGACCATTCATGGCTTGCAGGGAACGCCTTACGTCTTCCAAGGTGAAGAGATCGGCATGCCTAATCCGGTCTGGAACGACGTTAGTGAGTTCCGTGATATCGAATCGACCAATATGTACCGACTGCTCCAGGAAGAACGGGGCAAATCCGCCGAGGAAGCGTTCAATATTGTAAAAGAGCGTTCCCGGGACAATTCCCGGACACCGATGCAGTGGGATGGAAGCGAGAATGCCGGATTTACAACGGGTACACCGTGGATCAAAGTAGACGAACGATATCCGTCAATTCACGTGGCCCAGCAAATCGCTGACCCGAATTCGATCTACTATCACTATCGCAAACTGATTGCTCTGCGCAAAGAGGTCCGCGTGTTGACTGATGGTCTGTATGAACGTTTGGACGATGCACATCCGGATGTATTTGCATATGCACGGACCAATGGAAGCGAGACGCTGCTTGTGGTGTCCAACTTTAGCAAGCGAGACGTCACTTTTGCTTTATCCCAGGCTGTCTGGAATGATCACTTTGCAGGTAAGTCCGCAGAGTTACTGATTGGCAACACGGAGACGCCGCCTGCACTGGAGCAAAAAATCTCCCTCAGTCCGTATTCATCCTATATGTGGCTTGTACCGCAACAGGACTAA
- a CDS encoding YkgJ family cysteine cluster protein, producing MECRTGCAACCIAISISSPIPGMAGGKPAGVRCVQLTEDNRCGIFGQKERPAVCSGLQASEEMCGSTDQEAFERLSWLEQETAPSSA from the coding sequence ATGGAATGTAGGACAGGCTGTGCCGCATGCTGTATCGCGATTTCGATCTCATCGCCGATACCCGGGATGGCGGGCGGCAAGCCGGCAGGTGTACGCTGTGTACAGCTGACAGAGGACAATCGCTGCGGAATCTTTGGTCAGAAAGAGCGCCCCGCTGTATGCAGCGGATTACAGGCTTCGGAAGAGATGTGCGGCAGCACAGATCAGGAGGCATTTGAACGATTGAGCTGGCTGGAACAGGAAACTGCACCGAGTTCAGCGTGA
- a CDS encoding chemotaxis protein, with the protein MTRVSVMVIHGLGMQKENYADTLISRLHKELDQVMVLPGAAKQMLDIEPVFWADVFEDREEALFQQLVSSQGLNYQVLRRFVIHYLADAVAYQPVENQGHNYDAVHHTLNRAMHALAQRNGPETPLCIIAHSLGAVIASNFFYDLQYPSSRTPSIVDVTSALERGDTLTNFYSFGTTLPLWSLRYHDFSRPIQVPSPLAGQYFPGLEGEWINFFDRDDILGYPLRPIDPAYEAAVNEDIEINSGGVIGSWNPLSHGGYFSNGAMNRRIAQGLARTWTWVNRGSA; encoded by the coding sequence ATGACTCGTGTTTCGGTAATGGTCATTCATGGTCTGGGTATGCAAAAGGAGAATTATGCGGATACACTGATTTCGCGTTTGCATAAGGAATTGGATCAGGTTATGGTGTTGCCGGGAGCAGCCAAACAGATGCTGGATATTGAGCCCGTATTTTGGGCTGATGTATTTGAGGATCGGGAAGAGGCGCTGTTTCAGCAGCTTGTCAGCTCTCAGGGTTTGAACTATCAAGTGTTACGTCGATTTGTCATCCATTATCTGGCTGATGCCGTCGCGTACCAACCTGTGGAAAATCAGGGTCACAACTATGATGCGGTACATCATACGCTGAATCGGGCGATGCATGCACTTGCACAGCGGAACGGGCCAGAAACGCCACTCTGTATCATTGCACATAGTTTGGGTGCGGTGATTGCAAGTAATTTTTTCTATGATCTGCAATATCCGTCTAGTCGTACACCTTCCATCGTGGATGTGACTTCCGCATTGGAACGGGGAGATACCTTAACGAACTTTTATTCCTTTGGAACGACGTTGCCATTATGGAGCTTGCGGTATCATGATTTTAGCCGGCCGATTCAGGTGCCTTCACCACTGGCAGGGCAGTACTTTCCTGGGCTGGAAGGGGAATGGATTAACTTTTTTGATCGGGATGATATTCTGGGTTACCCGCTGCGCCCTATTGATCCGGCCTATGAGGCAGCGGTCAACGAAGACATCGAAATTAACTCTGGCGGTGTAATCGGGAGCTGGAATCCGTTGAGTCATGGCGGATATTTCTCGAATGGAGCCATGAATCGCAGAATTGCACAAGGTTTGGCGCGAACGTGGACGTGGGTGAATCGTGGATCAGCTTAA
- the treP gene encoding PTS system trehalose-specific EIIBC component, producing the protein MAIDKKQVEEIVRAVGGKDNIEAATHCVTRLRFALYDESKVDTQSLDQNDLVKGQFSSQGQFQVVIGPGLVDKVYDEMIQITGGERASKDDVKAVAGKKQNPLQRAIKTLSDIFIPILPAIITAGLLLGINNILTGPGIFFDGKSLVDVYPAWKDLASIINTIASTAFTFLPALIGWSAVTRFGGSPLLGIVLGLILVHPDLLSAYGYANAVNEGTVPTWNLFGWHIEKIGYQGQVLPVLVSAYLLAKLEIFLNKRVHDSIKLLVVAPVTLLITGFLAFTIIGPVTFAIANGITSGLIYIYDSYAALGGLIYGGLYALLVITGMHHTFLAVDVQLIGSQGGTFLWPMLALSNIAQGSAALAMMLVLREKKMRGLAATSSVSAFLGVTEPAIFGVNIRYRYPFIFGMVGSAIGGVLLTMNNVQATSIGVGGVPGFLSIFPNKWGVFFIGMAIVLVVPFILTVIFGRAKLRKEERNADRAAVAGGQTPAAESASGTAVANTDSNLNHRSRSAAQVADEPVNTLEIMAPLTGTAVPLEQVPDPAFAEKQMGEGVAIEPSGNQVVAPFDAQVAHVIKSKHAVILEHASGLQILIHVGINTVSLKGEGFNMHVEAGEKVRAGQTLLEFDRKVIEAAGYPLITPIIIPDGQDMVDRVEVTTGDVTSNQNGVLKVHLKG; encoded by the coding sequence ATGGCAATTGATAAAAAACAGGTTGAGGAGATCGTACGCGCGGTGGGCGGCAAAGATAATATTGAAGCTGCAACGCACTGTGTCACACGACTCCGGTTCGCCCTGTACGACGAAAGTAAAGTAGATACGCAAAGTCTAGACCAAAACGATCTGGTCAAAGGCCAGTTCTCCTCGCAAGGACAATTCCAGGTTGTTATCGGGCCTGGGCTTGTGGATAAAGTGTATGATGAAATGATTCAGATTACCGGAGGCGAACGCGCTTCCAAGGATGATGTAAAGGCTGTTGCGGGTAAAAAGCAAAACCCACTCCAGCGTGCGATCAAAACGTTATCGGACATCTTTATCCCGATCCTGCCAGCCATCATCACGGCCGGTCTCTTGCTCGGTATTAATAACATTCTGACAGGGCCAGGCATATTCTTTGATGGTAAATCACTGGTGGATGTATATCCGGCATGGAAGGACCTCGCATCTATTATCAATACTATCGCGAGCACAGCCTTTACCTTCCTGCCTGCATTAATTGGTTGGTCCGCGGTAACAAGGTTCGGCGGCAGTCCGTTGCTCGGGATTGTCCTTGGTCTGATCCTGGTTCATCCCGATTTGCTGAGTGCTTATGGCTATGCCAATGCAGTCAACGAAGGCACCGTGCCTACGTGGAATCTGTTTGGCTGGCATATTGAGAAGATTGGTTATCAAGGGCAGGTTCTGCCGGTATTGGTCTCGGCCTATCTGCTTGCCAAGCTGGAGATTTTCCTGAACAAAAGGGTGCATGATTCGATCAAACTGCTGGTTGTTGCACCTGTCACTTTGTTAATTACCGGGTTCCTGGCCTTTACGATCATTGGTCCAGTTACATTTGCCATTGCGAATGGAATTACTTCCGGCTTAATCTATATTTACGATTCATACGCAGCTCTGGGCGGTCTGATCTACGGTGGACTGTACGCATTGCTCGTTATTACAGGAATGCACCATACGTTCTTGGCGGTAGACGTACAGCTGATTGGTAGCCAGGGCGGGACGTTCCTGTGGCCGATGCTGGCACTGTCCAATATCGCGCAAGGTTCAGCCGCACTTGCCATGATGCTCGTGCTTCGTGAGAAGAAGATGAGAGGACTTGCGGCAACTTCATCCGTCTCGGCTTTCCTCGGGGTAACCGAGCCGGCGATCTTCGGGGTGAATATCCGTTATCGTTATCCGTTTATCTTCGGTATGGTCGGTTCTGCGATCGGCGGTGTACTGCTCACGATGAATAATGTTCAGGCCACCTCTATCGGTGTAGGTGGGGTACCTGGATTCCTGTCCATTTTCCCGAACAAATGGGGAGTATTCTTCATCGGTATGGCGATTGTATTGGTTGTTCCGTTTATACTGACTGTTATTTTCGGAAGAGCGAAGTTGAGAAAAGAAGAACGCAACGCAGATCGTGCTGCTGTAGCTGGTGGTCAAACACCTGCAGCTGAATCTGCTTCTGGCACAGCTGTGGCAAATACAGATTCAAATCTGAATCATCGCTCACGCAGTGCTGCACAGGTGGCGGATGAGCCTGTAAATACACTGGAAATCATGGCACCATTAACAGGTACAGCCGTTCCGCTGGAACAAGTACCTGATCCGGCATTTGCAGAGAAACAAATGGGTGAAGGGGTTGCCATTGAACCTTCCGGCAATCAGGTCGTTGCCCCGTTTGATGCTCAGGTTGCCCATGTCATTAAGAGTAAACATGCTGTCATTCTTGAGCACGCGAGTGGCTTGCAGATTCTGATTCATGTCGGGATCAATACAGTATCACTCAAAGGCGAAGGGTTTAACATGCATGTAGAGGCTGGAGAGAAGGTAAGAGCCGGGCAAACGCTGCTTGAATTCGACCGTAAAGTGATTGAAGCTGCGGGATATCCGCTCATTACGCCAATTATTATTCCAGACGGTCAGGACATGGTTGATCGGGTAGAGGTCACTACTGGTGATGTAACATCCAATCAGAATGGTGTGCTTAAGGTTCATTTGAAAGGTTAA
- a CDS encoding AbrB family transcriptional regulator: MELMQKLGSHVVFRFFLSLGVSVLGGFLFTAINTPIPWLLGPMILMLVGSQIARLPLMWPTSIRDYGILIVGYSIGLTLTGEALQGILHQLPMMLLMTLLLIGLCTLTAYVASKLTDFDFPSLLVGSIPGGLSQMVSLADEMKSINLTLVTFLQVTRLIMIVFCVPFLLYSPWIGATTDGGTDQPMIETATWAALFPEVLLYAPLCIAGAWTARKLRFPTAFMLGPMIVMCVIQLSTTMHTPNLPPSLLSISQLMIGSHVGLMLRPEQLQRKMQTVTLAITSSVLLIAGSLGLSYVLMKMFSLSAATSLLSMAPGGMDQMSIMAHEVNANLSVVSGYQLFRILFIFFIVSSLLKMILMHLLRKKETSPHSSVT; the protein is encoded by the coding sequence ATGGAGCTGATGCAGAAGCTCGGTTCCCACGTCGTCTTTCGGTTTTTTCTAAGTTTGGGTGTCTCTGTTCTTGGCGGATTCCTATTTACCGCAATCAATACTCCCATCCCTTGGCTTCTTGGCCCGATGATTTTGATGCTGGTTGGTTCACAGATTGCCAGACTGCCGCTCATGTGGCCGACTTCCATTCGGGACTACGGCATTCTGATCGTGGGTTATTCCATCGGATTAACACTGACGGGAGAAGCGCTTCAAGGCATTCTGCACCAGCTGCCTATGATGCTGCTCATGACACTACTCTTGATCGGATTATGTACATTGACCGCCTACGTTGCTTCAAAGCTGACAGACTTTGACTTCCCTTCCCTGCTGGTTGGCAGCATTCCCGGGGGCCTGTCCCAGATGGTCTCCCTTGCGGATGAGATGAAATCCATCAATCTCACACTCGTTACTTTTTTGCAGGTCACGCGGCTGATCATGATTGTATTCTGTGTTCCGTTCCTGCTGTACAGTCCATGGATCGGAGCAACGACAGATGGAGGCACAGATCAGCCAATGATCGAGACAGCCACTTGGGCAGCACTCTTTCCCGAAGTCTTGCTCTATGCCCCGCTCTGTATCGCTGGTGCGTGGACTGCACGTAAGCTTCGGTTTCCCACAGCCTTTATGCTTGGGCCCATGATTGTCATGTGTGTTATTCAATTAAGCACAACGATGCACACACCCAATCTGCCGCCGTCCCTGCTTAGTATTTCGCAATTGATGATTGGCAGTCATGTGGGTCTAATGCTTCGTCCTGAGCAGCTGCAACGCAAGATGCAGACCGTAACACTCGCAATCACGAGCAGTGTTCTCCTCATTGCAGGTTCGCTTGGCTTGAGCTATGTATTAATGAAGATGTTCTCCCTCTCGGCGGCTACATCATTACTGAGCATGGCACCTGGCGGAATGGATCAGATGAGCATCATGGCCCATGAGGTCAATGCCAACCTTTCGGTGGTGTCCGGATATCAGCTGTTTCGCATCTTATTTATATTCTTTATTGTCTCTTCGCTCCTTAAGATGATTCTCATGCATTTATTGAGGAAAAAAGAGACGAGCCCTCACTCTTCGGTCACATAG
- the dctA gene encoding C4-dicarboxylate transporter DctA: MSFVKSLFFQIIVAVIIGIGVGILWPDLGSLLQPLGTGFIKLIKMIIAPLIFMVIVTGIAKIGDLKSVGRIGFKAILWFEIATTVALVLGLGTANLLRPGASMNVDPSTLDASAIEAKTNGSELPHVVDFIMNIIPTSVVDAFAQNALLQVLLVACLFGVALAATESKAKDNVLTLIENVLNILFRIIGYIMKLAPIGAFGAMAYTVGAYGASTLSSFGLLIVACYGAALLFLVMLALAAWWITGLNFLQFVKYTRSEVMLAIGTGSSEVVMPRMMDKLTKAGCDRAVVGLVVPTGYSFNLDGASIYLSLATVFLAQAVGIDLTLGQEITILLVLMLSSKGMAGVPGSAFLALSATAAALNAFPVAAVALLLGADRFMDTMRVFTNLMGNCVAAFVVAKWEGLLDQKRMRAVLSGEISAEELEREEQASLSQVKLNQREQGQGMVSTDMV, encoded by the coding sequence ATGTCATTTGTGAAATCATTGTTTTTTCAAATTATTGTAGCGGTTATTATCGGGATTGGGGTAGGCATTCTGTGGCCTGATCTGGGCAGCCTGCTGCAGCCGCTCGGAACAGGGTTCATCAAGTTGATCAAAATGATCATTGCACCGCTGATCTTTATGGTGATTGTAACAGGCATCGCCAAAATCGGTGATCTGAAATCTGTTGGACGTATTGGATTCAAAGCCATTCTGTGGTTTGAAATCGCAACAACGGTTGCGCTGGTCCTTGGACTCGGCACAGCCAATCTGCTTCGTCCGGGTGCAAGCATGAACGTGGACCCCTCGACCCTTGATGCAAGTGCCATTGAAGCCAAAACCAATGGTTCCGAACTGCCACATGTCGTCGATTTTATTATGAACATTATTCCGACAAGTGTAGTAGATGCTTTTGCACAAAATGCATTGCTGCAAGTACTGCTCGTGGCCTGTTTGTTCGGAGTAGCCTTGGCAGCAACGGAAAGTAAGGCAAAGGACAATGTACTAACACTGATTGAAAATGTGTTGAATATCTTGTTCCGTATTATTGGATACATTATGAAACTGGCACCGATCGGAGCATTTGGGGCCATGGCATACACCGTAGGAGCGTATGGGGCTTCCACATTGTCTTCCTTCGGGTTGTTAATTGTTGCTTGTTACGGGGCAGCGTTGCTGTTCCTGGTAATGCTAGCCCTGGCTGCCTGGTGGATTACAGGACTGAACTTTTTGCAATTTGTAAAATATACACGTTCCGAAGTCATGCTGGCGATTGGCACAGGCTCCTCGGAGGTGGTTATGCCCCGCATGATGGACAAGCTGACCAAAGCAGGCTGTGATCGCGCTGTCGTTGGCCTCGTGGTTCCAACAGGGTATTCGTTCAATCTGGACGGAGCCTCGATATACCTTTCGCTAGCGACGGTATTTCTGGCACAGGCAGTTGGCATTGATCTGACACTTGGGCAAGAGATTACGATTTTACTGGTGTTAATGCTCAGCTCCAAAGGGATGGCGGGTGTACCTGGCTCCGCATTCCTTGCTTTGTCTGCTACAGCTGCGGCCTTGAATGCATTCCCGGTAGCTGCTGTTGCCTTACTGCTTGGTGCGGATCGCTTCATGGATACGATGCGAGTATTCACGAACTTGATGGGCAACTGTGTTGCGGCATTTGTCGTGGCGAAGTGGGAAGGACTGCTGGACCAAAAACGCATGCGAGCTGTGCTCTCCGGGGAGATTAGTGCCGAAGAGCTGGAAAGAGAAGAACAAGCGTCCTTGTCCCAGGTGAAGTTGAACCAGAGGGAGCAGGGACAAGGAATGGTGTCAACAGATATGGTGTAA